A window of Serinus canaria isolate serCan28SL12 chromosome 27, serCan2020, whole genome shotgun sequence genomic DNA:
tagaaataaaatgttaaaaaaaaaaaaaaagtgggataATCAAGCAATTCTTGTCTATTCCTAATCTCTGTAACCCCTTTccagaataatttattaattaggCAGGTTTCCTGGTTCTACACATTTTAAGGAAGACCTGGGATTGCTGTGCAGCAATCAGAAACCTCTGGTTTCCATCCCAGGATTATCCACGGCCATTTTCTCTTGCTGCCAGATTTGTTCTCTGATTTAAATCCCTACTTTCCCTCATGCTTGCCTTCAGAGAAACAATTGCATCTTCactctggttttattttaggtGCACAAATCAAACCAATCTGGTTTTCCCAGGCTACAAAAACACCCTTGTGCTAATTGTGACCTTCCTTAGTGTGATCCCACCTTTGGATCACTCACCTGAAAGATCAGAGACAGAAATTGTGGTCTGTAggctctccagagccctgcaaCAGGTCCTTTACCTGAATCTGCACTCCTGGAAATCTCTCTACATATTTCCTAGGATAAAATATTTAGCTTTTTAATGTCTACTCACTCCATGATCAAGTTTACAACTGCAGACTTTTGTCCTCCTCTATAATTTCCTACTGATACTCTattaaccaaaaaaatccccaccaaaacaaaacaaaaaaccaaaaccaaatataACCCCAATCCCAGCAATCCAggtttaaaacacaaatataaataCCTGAATTCACATTTTGTCCTATTAAATCCTCCCTGCAACACTTCCTGTTCTTAAAAATAACCCattccccttctctccccccAAAGCTTACAAATCTATAATGAAAATTTACCAGTCTGGGAGTTAGAAATATTATAGCATTGAAAATAAATGGGTCATTTGGCTAAAGACACTGACTATGAGTTTATAAAGAACCAAAACTGCAGCCAAAGCTTTATAGTAGAGATACTATTTCATAATAATTAGCAACCTGTGGACTGATGGGCTGTGCAGGACCTGAAAGGAGCTATAAACATCCTtaggagctgaggctgctcgGGCTGAAATATGACTCGTTTATAGCAGACACGTTACAAACTGAATCATTTTGCCTGCACAGTGTCAGCATGAAATGTTCGCTTtgagtaaaactgaaaatattcagcaCATGGGAACGTGGGATTGTCTGAGGTGGTCCCGATTCTGacctgctcagcagctcaaggacattaaaaatgaaaaccctGACACAGTTCTTACACTTGAACTGACCACTTGAGTTAATGTGTTGGTCTAAGGAAGAAGAAAGCTTGAGCAGAACTGTTTTCCATCAATAACTTGATACCTcctttttcacacttttatttttgtatttttaccaattttttttcttttctttattaaagGAAACTCATAACTTAAGTGCTGTTTTTACACAGAAGCATTAAAACTTTCGCAGCTCTCTGTAAAAATAACTCTTATTCCTATGTTGGTTGTTCCATATTTGTTATGCAAATACTGTGACATCATTTTTGGACACTAGCATGGTCTGGAGTGATAAATACGACCTAGGTAGGTAGAATAAATACTATTTTGCTAATTTCCAGAGGCTTGGCCACCGTTCTGGTCTTGAGTATCTCGGAGTGTGCTGGGCAATCAAACGTGAGGACCCTCCGAGCCCTGTCAGCAGATTCTGGAGTGCTTTTGTATCACCCGCTCTAGAAACAAAATAGTTACATGTTTAAACATTTCAAAGACATAGCAAGTTTTCCAAAAATGTAACTGACTTGAAAGCCTCTTGCAATGATACTGTGGCATTTGGCTTCATTTTCGAGCCAACACTCTTCGCCCGTGCTTACTTTCAGTCCCAAGTGACAGAATCACGGAATCTTGGAGgactttgggttggaagagattttaaaaaccacccagctccacccctgccatggcagggatacATCCcaatcccaggttgctccaagccctgtccaacctggccttggatgctTCCAGGGACAATTTCCCAGGTAAATCCATTCCAGGgcatcaccaccctcacagagcagattttcttcccaatatccaatttGAATCTCCCCATTTTAGTTGAAGTCATTATCCTGGTCCTTTAGCTGAAGTCATTATCCTTTTGTCCAAAATACCTTTCCAGTTCTCTTGGAGCCCTTTTAGGTGCTGAAAGGGATGGGTTTTTGCttttaagtggaaaaatatGTGTCCTGTAATGACTTTCTACAGaaacctgcagctggagaacaCCCAGTACTCACAGCCCCTCAGGAGGAAAAGCCACAGGATGTGCCCAGCTCTTACTTTCAGTCTTTCTCACAGCAAGtggcagaaacacagaatcacagaatggtttgtgtagaaagggaccttaaagcccatccagttcccctctctccccctccatgagcagggacaccttccatagCCCAGGGGAGGCTGAGCATTGACAGACCAAGCCATGATGGAGCCTCTTCCCCCCTTGTCCCCCTGTACTTCCCTCTCCTCGTCCCCCAGATGGAAAAAACACTTTGTAGTCAAAAAACACAGCTCACTGCGCACTGTGGAGGAGCGATGGGGGGCTGAAGGGTGACAACGGACGCGGGAGGGGGTGGCCTGGCCCGTCCTTCGCTGCCAAGCGCCTCAGGGGCCTGAAAGCgagacaacaacaacaacaacaaaaatcaccTCCCCAAAACTAAATACTCTAAAAATCTCAGTGAAGTGCTGGCGAGgatgtttttaaaactgtataAAAAGCACGGGGCGTGGGCGAGGGAGCGGAGAAGGAGCGAGGGACCCCGGCGGGGACACCCCACCCTTCTCGCCCTCAGCCctgaggggaggaaaaagggcGGGAAGCGCCGTGCGCGCGCGGGGATGGAggcggggggagggggggccGTTAGCGCCCCCTCGCGCCCGCCGCGGCCGTTGTGAGGGGCGGTGGGAGGATGGCGAGGGGCGGCGGGAGGacggcggggggcggcgggcggccccgctgccccccggGCGCTCTCCTCGGCGTGGCGGCCGTGGTGGTGGCGGCAGGATGGGGTGAGAGGGACTAGGGGTGGGAAAGTAGCTGTGGGGATGTGTTGGTGCGAGACTGGTCCTCTCAGGGCGTGGTAGAAGGGGGTCGGAGGGCGTCAGTGGGTCCCGcttgctgagctggaaggggggggggggtccccaTAGAATATTCCCTGAGAGTGGGAGATGAAGCCCCCAAGAGGGGACAGGTGGGCTCCATTTACACTCCATTGGTGGGTATATCTCCACTCTGAGGGACAAATGTCCCCCATAGAATATTCCCTCAGAGTAGGAGATGAAGCCCCTCAAGAGCGGACAGAACGAGCTCCAGCGACACCCCATTAGTGGGTATATCTCTAATGTGGGGGACAAATGTTCTCAAAAAGCCTTCCCTCTCAGGGACAAATGTCCCCAAAATCCTTCCCTCAGAGTGGGAGATGAAGCCCCTCAAGAGGGGACATGGAGCTAAAGCCCCTTAAGAGGAGTTGTCATAGGTTCCAGTGACACCCCACTGTCCCCCATGCTCAACTCTGGGACACAACAGTGGGGCAGGACCACCCCAGTGTGCCCATggcctgaaaaaaatccatttccaaTAATTTCCACCTCTCCTGGGGATTCTTGCCACAGAAACCTCCACGCCTGACATCAGCCTGCTGTTTTCCACAAGGGAAAGGGCTGAGagatccctgccctgtgtctgCTCAGGGTCATACTACAGAACATTCACTTTATAGTCAgattttataaccattttagTGGCTTTTTGTAAAGAGGAAGTTCATCTGGTCTGGAACCCAGGCAGGTTTGCAACATGGACactaaaacaattaaaaagtgACTGGTCAAACACAAGGGCTCCTGCTTGTTGCTAAGAAAAAAGCatagggaaaaaggaaaagtaagacaaaagaaacaaaatgagacAAAAGTCAGGGTGAAATAAAGGATTAACAACCCCACATTTAGATTGATCTCTAATATCCCAATTACTTTTCCCTGCAGTGAGAGCAGAACAGAAGGAAGAGCAATCTATTGATTTAATTGGAAAGAATGAAGTTTATGGCGACACCAGGCATGAAGGTAAACATGTCATTTTTTCCTATCtagatttcatttttactaGAATTTGTAGTTTTAAGCCATGTATGTAATATGTATGTAATATGTAGTTTTAAATCATGTATGTGGCACCAGTACACATGGAACCTTTTATGTGCAGGAACAAGAGAaagagggatggggatggaaatatattttgtcCCATagtgctgctggaagcactgatgaaaatttaaaatcaaaatgagggtttcactgaaaaatctgctgctttttttagcCCTGTACCACAGTTTGTGTGTGGGACACAAGTGTCTCCCTCTAACAGTCAGCACCAGCCACACTGTGGACAGTTCCAGGATATTAATTAAGAACAAATGGAGATTAATCTTTAATATTACACTTTGCAAatccaaaactgaaaaacacaCTTGAAACACAATTTTcaatgagggtttttttctttggtgaTTTCATTCAATGTCAGCATTTTACATCATTTACCTGATTCTGTGTTGCAGTGAATGTGTATGTTAAGGTGTTCACAAACAGCCCATTCCTAGTCTGTATGGATTTGGCTCTTTCTCAAGAAAGAATAATAGATCCCAACTATTTGTGGACGGGTCCAGATGGAAGAGTTTTACAAGGTTAGTTCAGACTAAAAATATCAcatatatttcttctttctattcACACCCCCAGTGGTTTCTTAGCCCTTTGCCAGATATTTCCACAAGTTCTGACACTAAActccatttcccttctccctctaaAAGTTACAGATACTTTTGCTAAAAAAGGAATTTAGTAGTAAATCCTAAAAGTCATAAATTTTAGATCATTTCAAGCTAACGTGAACCAGCATCATTATGCACAGGAGCAAGATTTCTTCTTCAAATATTCTAAATGCATCCAAAAGGGGACATTTCTGGTAATCCAATATTTCTATTCTAGGGCAAAGCTATGTGAATCTGACAGAGACAGGGAAGCTGATGGTGATGGGTTTCATGGTGCCAATGTCTGGTGCCTACACTTGTACTCTCTCCCACAAAGTCATCGAAACCACAACAcaggaagaaatagaaatggtTGAGGCCTATAAATTCATGGTTTATGGTAAGATTGCAAAGTTAGGAGTAAGCACATTGGTGGCCTTGtgagctttatttttattgcaaggtttgattaaaaaaacaccaaaattattaaaattttattctggaatagaaaataatttttttttacttatagACACACATGAACCTTTTCATGGTTTTGGAAAACGTTTAATATTACTGTTCCCAAAGATATATGGCAATAAAATAATCTCTACCCTTAGGTACAGAATTAACTGCAAGAATTCCAGAGTTATCTGAGATCTacactccagccccttccaCCTCTTGTAACCACTCCTCACCAACATCACTTCCCACCCACAACATAACAACCCAAAAAATGCTCGAGAAGcactgacttttaaaataataataaaattactcCTACACCATAATTGCATAGAATTGGCACCAATCTGTTTCAGACACACAGCTTTGCAGACAAGCTGGTTCTGTGCCATTTTACTatttatctccttttttttttgattttattattgGGAACAGAATCTCCAGTAAGTACATAAATTTCTGTATACTTCAAACTAAAATATCTCTTACTATTGAGTCAGCTCTGTCAAGGACTAACGTGTTGTGACACAAATAATGGCagtgctttatttatttatttatttatatttgaataAAACCCCACATTTCAGATACAAAGAGTGATAATCTAAGATTCAATCTGTGATTACACCCCAGCCTCACACCCAAGCTATTTCCTCCCAGCCTATAGGGAAGCTGACCATGCCTACCAGGTGTCTGTTCGCTTCAGCACAATGGGTTGCAGGCTGAGAAACAACGACTTGTTCAtccagatattaaaaaatatcctcaacagcagcatctcccaccTGACCTGCCACATCACAGGGT
This region includes:
- the ZPBP2 gene encoding zona pellucida-binding protein 2 — its product is MARGGGRTAGGGGRPRCPPGALLGVAAVVVAAGWVRAEQKEEQSIDLIGKNEVYGDTRHEVNVYVKVFTNSPFLVCMDLALSQERIIDPNYLWTGPDGRVLQGQSYVNLTETGKLMVMGFMVPMSGAYTCTLSHKVIETTTQEEIEMVEAYKFMVYAYREADHAYQVSVRFSTMGCRLRNNDLFIQILKNILNSSISHLTCHITGSSYKCHSIRTPKDGLQYELFVNFLVNPFAPGWEEVCQEFPYDCEDVTNRRVRQAAERIGKFFHQLRHVLKHEFQAAPSIQYVDNSFSMTPIDSCRPGFGRNHHTHQNCASCCVVCDPGTYSPNNEVTCQTCAMPEARMYGAKSCH